AACCTCTTTCTTGATAATCAGGATTTATTTCATACCCAATTTCTGCATAATCGTCTTCATCTTCAAAATTACGCAAGCCTATTGTACCCATTAATTCGTTGGTACCTTTTGATGCGATAACCCAAAAAATACCTTTACCATGTTCTGCTAAAGTTGAAATTCTATCAATAAAAGCTCTAGCTTCAGAAAGGTTTCTTGGTACTTTTCTATCAATATATTCATTTACTTCTTTATTGGTTCTTAAACCAAAAATAGCTTTTGCATCGTCTAAAGTTAATGCTCTTAAGGTTAATCGTTCTGTTTCTAAAACAGGGAAGGGTGTAAAATTGTAATCCATTTATCGTATTTAATTTTGCTTACTGCTTATGTTAAACTTACTTTTTTGTCAACACTCCAAGCTTGTGGTTTGTCATTAAAATAAGTTTTGGTTTGTTTCCAAGTTTCTATAAATAATTTAGAGTTTCTGTAGTTTTCTAAATCAC
The DNA window shown above is from Polaribacter sp. Hel_I_88 and carries:
- a CDS encoding GNAT family N-acetyltransferase, translated to MDYNFTPFPVLETERLTLRALTLDDAKAIFGLRTNKEVNEYIDRKVPRNLSEARAFIDRISTLAEHGKGIFWVIASKGTNELMGTIGLRNFEDEDDYAEIGYEINPDYQERGYMSEAFEPVLNYGFQNLELKTIEAFTHKNNTASIALLEKLNFVFDPEREDEGFENNISYILRS